Part of the Rhizobium lentis genome, TGAATGTTCAGGCCGGCGAACTCGATGCCGCGATTTTCGTGCCCTTCTCCCGCGTCGAGGAGCTGAAGAAGGATCCCAACCTCAACGTCGACATCGATGCCTCGACACGCGAGGATCACCTGCTGATCAACCATGCGCATGGCGCGCTCGGCAAGAAGGAAGTCCGCCAGGCCTTGGACCTTGCGATCGACAAGAAGGCGATCGTCGACACCGTCACCTTCGGCCAGGGCACGGTCGCCAATTCCTACATCCCGAAGGGTGCGCTCTATTATTACGCCGACAACCTGCAGCGGCCCTATGATCCCGCGAAAGCCAAGGAGATGCTGGCGGCTGCCGGAGCCTCCGACCTGACCCTGAATTACGTGGTGCGTGCCGGCGACGAAGTTGACGAGCAGACGGCTGTCTTGGTCCAGCAGCAGCTGCAGAAGGCCGGCATTACCGCCAATCTGCAGAAGGTCGACCCCAGCCAGGAATGGGATATGCTCGTTGCCGGCGACTATGACATTTCGGTCAACTACTGGACCAACGACATTCTCGACCCGGACCAGAAGACCACTTTCGTCCTCGGCCACGATTCCAACAACAACTATTTGACCAACTATAAGAACGAGGCGGTGAAGGAACTGGTCGCCAAGGCCCGTCTCGAGCTCGACCCGAAGAAGCGCGAAGAGATGTATGTAAATCTGCAGAGGATGGCCAAGGACGACGTCAACTGGATCGACCTCTATTACAGCCCTTACATCAACGTCTCGCGCAAGAGTATCGAGAACTTCCACCAGAACCCGCTCGGCCGTTTCTTCCTGGAAGACACGGTCAAGAACTGAGTTCGCGCAGCATGCAAATGCTCCGCCGCCCTTGCGGCGACGGAGCCTCATTCATTGCTGCGACAGGTGACTGACCGGCTTGATTACTCGGCGGCCGCAAGCTTGTCCTGCGTTCTGGTTTCAAAGTCGCTGGCGTCGTGACGCTCGTGCAACTGGGTCGACGGGTCGCCGGAGAGGCGGTTGACCATGCGGCCGCGCTGCACGGCGGGCCGGCTGTAGATCGTGTCGGCCCAGCGCAGCACGTTCTTATAGTCCTCGACCTGCAGGAATTCGGCAGCCCCGTAGCTCCAGCCCTTCACCAGGCCGCCGTACCATGGCCAGATGGCAATATCGGCGATCGTATATTGGCTGCCTGCCACATATTCGCTTTCGGCAAGCCGGCGATCGAGCACGTCGAGCTGACGTTTCACTTCCATAGCGAAGCGGTCGATCGCATATTCGATCTTCGTCGGCGCATAGGCGTAGAAATGGCCGAAACCGCCGCCGAGATAGGGAGCGCTGCCCATCTGCCAGAACAGCCATGAGAGGCATTCGGCACGCTCGCTCGGTTCTGTCGGTAGGAAGGCGCCGAACTTTTCGGCGAGATAGGTAAGGATGGCGCCGGATTCGAAAACGCGGATCGGCTTCGGACCACTACGATCCATCAGCGCCGGGATCTTCGAATTGGGGTTGACCTTCACGAAACCGCTGCCGAACTGGTCGCCGTCACCGATCCTGATCAGCCATGCGTCATACTCGGCGCCGCTATGGCCAAGGGCCAGCAGCTCCTCGAGCATGATCGTGACCTTCTGTCCGTTCGGCGTACCGAGCGAATAGAGCTGCAGCGGGTGGCGGCCGACCGGAAGTTCCTTCTCATGCGTCGGTCCCGCGATCGGGCGATTGATGTTGGCGAATTGGCCGCCATTCGCCTTGTTCCAGGTCCAGACTTTCGGGGGGGTATAGTCGGGAGAACCGCTCATCTTTTAAAACTCCTGGGATTGGTCGGATGGAGTGCGGCGCAGGTTGGGTTGCCGCATTTTTCCTGACATAGCAGAGGCGACGAGCTTTTGTCACAGGTGTTGGCGCGGTTTCACGCAATCGTCAGAGCCTTGGCAAAGTTCATGATATCCCTCTCGAACGCAGCGTTCAGGCTGCGCCCTCGCCTTCATGATTGACTGCCGTCCTTGTGCCGGAGGAGAAGATGATCAGGGCAAAGAGCGGTTCGGTTCCGAGGGCGCGCGCCCAATGACGGACATTGCGGGGGATGCGGATGGCGTCGCCAGCTTTCAGCCGGTACAGGACATCGCCGAGCTTATGTTCGCAACTGCCGGAAACGACATAGAGGATCTCCTCACAGTCGGGATGTGAGTGCAGCTGGTTGCGCTCGCCGGGATTGATGCGGCAGGTGCCGAAGGTCATCTCGGCGCCGGGCGTACCGTCGCCGGTGATTTTCCAGTTGAGCTCGCCCCAGGAGGTCGGCATGAATTCGCCGCCGGCTTTCCGGAAAATGACATCGCTGTCGGTCAAGGCTGTCCCTCCCCTATCAGAGATTGGTGGTGACGCCGGCATCCGTGCGTCTGTAGAATTCGAAGAGCTTCATGATCTCGCGGGCGATTTCGAGCGTGCCCCTCGTGATCGGCGTACCCGCAAGGATCGCGTCGGTCAGGTGCAGGATTTCGGGCACATAGCCGAGATAGAAGAGGTTGTTGTTGTAGAGCTGGCCGAGCGAATGTTCGGGCTCATAGAACAGCGCCGCATTCTCGTCCGGCTGGATGAAGCTTGCGGCGCGGCCGTAGGACGGAAGATCGGCCTTGCGGAAATAAGTCAGTCGGCTGCCGTTCTCGACGATGGCATTGGCGCCCTCGCCGATGATCTCGACCCGCTCGAAGATGCTGCCGCCCGATTGGCCGGCGGCAAAATGCAGCGTGCCGATCGCGCCGGAGCGGAAGCGCAGGCTGGTGACGCTCGCGCCCGTCAGCGGCTCCCATTCATAGCCCGCGCGCTCGATCTCCCCGCCGAGGAAATTGAGGATCGCCCCCGGATGGTAGATATGGTCGAGGAAGCTCTGCATCTTGACGAGATCGGCGCGCTCTTCCGGCTTCGGCAGGCTCTGGGGATAGCGGACGTTGATCGAGGTCAGCCTGCCGAAACCGGGGGAACCGATCAAATCCCTAAGTTTCTCGATTGTGGGGAAAAAAGTCTTCTTGAGTCCGGTCATCACCATGCGGCCGGCCGCCGCACTTGCCGCCTGCAGCCTTTCGATGTCCTCGATGCTTGCTGCCGTCGGTTTCTCCATCCAGACGTGGGCGCCTGCTGCAAGCGCGTCGAGCGCCAGATCGGTCGCCTGCACCCGGCCATCGGGATGATAGGCGGTGACGAGAAAGACCAGTTCCGGCTTTTCCCGTTCCAGCATCTCGCGGTGATCGGTATAGGCTTTGCCGGCGCCGAAGAGCTTGGCGAATTTCTCGGCGCGGGCGAGATCGAGATCGCAGATACCGGCGAGTTCGACCGGCGCATAACGCAGCGCCGGATAGACGTTGCGATAGGCATGGCCGCCGGCGCCGATGAAGCATGCCTTGATGCGGTGATCGAATTCGAAATTGTAGCGGATTTCCCGCTGGACATG contains:
- a CDS encoding ABC transporter substrate-binding protein → MTNRWKSIGLAAMLAALTLSASYAEAAGVLTIGRREDSTTFDPIKTAQNIDNWVFSNVYDVLIRVDKTGTKLEPGLAESWTVSDDGLTYTLKIRDTKFSDGSPLTAEDAAFSLLRIRDDPASLWSDSYKVIDTAVATDAHTLTIKLKNPSAPFLSTLALPNASVISKKGMESLGAEAYGEKPIASGAFVVDEWRRGDRVILKKNPNFWEADRAKLDGVEWISVPDDNTRMLNVQAGELDAAIFVPFSRVEELKKDPNLNVDIDASTREDHLLINHAHGALGKKEVRQALDLAIDKKAIVDTVTFGQGTVANSYIPKGALYYYADNLQRPYDPAKAKEMLAAAGASDLTLNYVVRAGDEVDEQTAVLVQQQLQKAGITANLQKVDPSQEWDMLVAGDYDISVNYWTNDILDPDQKTTFVLGHDSNNNYLTNYKNEAVKELVAKARLELDPKKREEMYVNLQRMAKDDVNWIDLYYSPYINVSRKSIENFHQNPLGRFFLEDTVKN
- the yghU gene encoding glutathione-dependent disulfide-bond oxidoreductase; the protein is MSGSPDYTPPKVWTWNKANGGQFANINRPIAGPTHEKELPVGRHPLQLYSLGTPNGQKVTIMLEELLALGHSGAEYDAWLIRIGDGDQFGSGFVKVNPNSKIPALMDRSGPKPIRVFESGAILTYLAEKFGAFLPTEPSERAECLSWLFWQMGSAPYLGGGFGHFYAYAPTKIEYAIDRFAMEVKRQLDVLDRRLAESEYVAGSQYTIADIAIWPWYGGLVKGWSYGAAEFLQVEDYKNVLRWADTIYSRPAVQRGRMVNRLSGDPSTQLHERHDASDFETRTQDKLAAAE
- a CDS encoding cupin domain-containing protein, coding for MTDSDVIFRKAGGEFMPTSWGELNWKITGDGTPGAEMTFGTCRINPGERNQLHSHPDCEEILYVVSGSCEHKLGDVLYRLKAGDAIRIPRNVRHWARALGTEPLFALIIFSSGTRTAVNHEGEGAA
- a CDS encoding Gfo/Idh/MocA family protein, translating into MSHHVQREIRYNFEFDHRIKACFIGAGGHAYRNVYPALRYAPVELAGICDLDLARAEKFAKLFGAGKAYTDHREMLEREKPELVFLVTAYHPDGRVQATDLALDALAAGAHVWMEKPTAASIEDIERLQAASAAAGRMVMTGLKKTFFPTIEKLRDLIGSPGFGRLTSINVRYPQSLPKPEERADLVKMQSFLDHIYHPGAILNFLGGEIERAGYEWEPLTGASVTSLRFRSGAIGTLHFAAGQSGGSIFERVEIIGEGANAIVENGSRLTYFRKADLPSYGRAASFIQPDENAALFYEPEHSLGQLYNNNLFYLGYVPEILHLTDAILAGTPITRGTLEIAREIMKLFEFYRRTDAGVTTNL